The Musa acuminata AAA Group cultivar baxijiao chromosome BXJ1-3, Cavendish_Baxijiao_AAA, whole genome shotgun sequence genome window below encodes:
- the LOC135620103 gene encoding fasciclin-like arabinogalactan protein 7 gives MGLTAIFCASTLLALLISSSTTAQSPPAPFLPPSPAPAPAPAPAPHLVNLTDLLSVAGPFSTFLNYLLQTKVIDTFQNQVNSSKQGITIFVPKDSAFAALEKSDLGNLTQNQLRTLMLYHAFPKFYSLSQFKNLSNSNPVSTFAGGQYALNVTDTSGLIRVVSNWATSKISSSVWSTAPVALYQIDKVLLPLAIFSTDPPLAPAPAPAPETKKPSDLSPTQSGIASAPKSSESSTTNGSSFGTSICLFNYLVLVLSGVLMLIM, from the coding sequence ATGGGGCTTACAGCAATCTTTTGTGCAAGCACTCTACTAGCTCTGTTGATCTCTTCTTCTACGACTGCACAATCTCCTCCAGCCCCATTTCTACCTCCATCTCCGGCACCTGCGCCTGCTCCTGCTCCTGCACCACATCTTGTGAACCTCACTGACCTACTTTCAGTTGCTGGCCCTTTTAGCACTTTCCTCAACTACCTACTGCAAACCAAAGTCATCGATACATTTCAGAACCAGGTTAACAGCAGCAAACAAGGTATCACCATCTTTGTGCCAAAAGATTCGGCTTTTGCAGCCCTCGAGAAGTCTGACCTCGGCAATCTTACCCAAAACCAACTGAGGACCCTGATGCTCTACCATGCCTTCCCTAAGTTCTACTCACTGTCTCAATTCAAGAACCTGAGCAATTCGAACCCGGTCAGTACATTCGCTGGCGGGCAGTATGCATTGAATGTCACCGACACGTCTGGGCTCATTCGTGTTGTTTCAAACTGGGCAACCTCGAAGATATCTAGCAGCGTCTGGTCAACAGCTCCAGTGGCACTTTATCAGATCGATAAGGTTTTGCTTCCATTAGCAATCTTCAGCACTGATCCGCCTCTAGCACCAGCTCCGGCACCGGCTCCAGAAACCAAGAAACCATCAGATCTGTCTCCAACCCAAAGCGGAATCGCTTCTGCTCCCAAATCTTCCGAGTCATCAACCACTAATGGTTCTTCATTCGGCACCAGCATCTGCCTCTTCAACTACTTGGTTCTGGTTCTCTCTGGAGTTCTGATGCTTATTATGTGA